The region ttatatttttaatcaacatCATTATCTACATCAATTATCATTTAATATACTACTCAAACAACATTATTTATGAAAACTATGAAAACTCAACACATcgattaaaataaaacaagcaAGCATCTGTTTAGAAATATAACATCAAAGTACTAAAAGAACACAATAGTCCAAGCTAATAGAAAACACGCAACAAACCAAAATATCAAACAAATCAAAGAAGATTCAAGATAGGTCCTCTCCTAATTTCTGGCATCTCCACAAATGACATCCTAAAATCTGGATCCTTAAAagccttcattgctttcataTAATCTTCATTAGACACTCCTTCCATACTATTTAAGATGTCTAGGCAAACCTTTGTTGAATACGGATCTGGACTAGTGGCTTCAGAATTGCTAGATTGAATAGACAATTTTCCTTGCATGTGTGCAAGCTTTTCTTTCAGGTAAAGCATCCTAAGTTCAGTTTCTTCACTTCTCATACTTACTATAGATGACCATTGAGCTATACAAGCCTCAAGTTTTTCACTTTTATTGGTCTTAGATTCCTTGCGTCGTCGTTTGTCATGACGAATACTTGTAACTTCATCATATTCATCATCTTTTTGTTGCGCACGTACATGCACTCCCCTGTTCAGAAAATCATCTTCTATCTGCCTTTCTTCCTCTGATGTTGGAGGAAGTTGAGTGGAAGCATTGCCTAAACCTCCGGTGGCTGTAGTCCCGCCAAATATCTCTCCTAGAACTGCATAATGCTTACATCCTTCcttcttgaatattttgtaCTCAGCCTTGTTTATCTGCATTCATGAAAATAAGCCATATTAATAAGCTGTATATAGTAAAAGAATATAAtgtcacaaataaaaaatggtGAAAATACCGTAAAAAAGTGTTGCCAAACTTCCTCTGCAGCATCAACTTTGTTGGTATTTGGATCCCATGTAACACCTGTATGCCCTACTAGTTCAGCGAACAAGCGATGCACTTTACGTAAACGGTTCCACTTACCCTTCAGTCTATCTATCCCACAATCCATTTTTGTGAGACCAATCATGTCTTGATTGATCTTGCCCCATTCGTCTTTCGTGAATGTAGAGCATTGCAATTTTCCTGCTTTCACATTGTCATAAAGTATCCCGATAAAAGCATGTTCATTCTCATCAAGCCATGACATTGGTTCCTTAGTCTTACCTCTGTGACCACCCATATTCTCTATTcaatacatataataaatatcaaCTACTTAACCAAGTGCAAATCCAAAATTTTACCTATGGGGAGGGCATATAGCATACAAAGATCTACAAGCAAGCTCATGATATAGTAATACAGAAATAGAGATTCGATGATAAAACCCCAACAAGCTAGTAAAGTTTACCTACTCCAATTAATAATTTGTTGCTTTTAGTTCTTATTCCATGCAAGTAACTTTTAAACACACATCAGTACTCAAATTTCCCAGTGCTACTATCTATTACTAGGCTACCAAGTTAATTGTAAATGTTTAtacatttactttaaaaaaaaaattctgataAACTGTTTTTACtatataatttagtaaaaaatgatgtcatttttttaatattttggttgGTTCGattataaatgttttttaaataaaaacatttaactGAACCAAATTAACTCAAATACTTAAAAAACCTAACTGAACTAAATTGTTCCACAAATTGAATCAAACTGAACTGTCATTTTTGATTAATTCGgttcaattaattcaaattttttgaatttttgccCACATCTAGCTGCAGATACGTGCCAAAGAGCTTTTGCAAAACTTGAATTGGAAAAGAGATAGATAAGTGGATTTTTATGAAATACATAtgcacacaaacacaaacataaacataaagaagaagaagaagaaggcattgACGCCCCCAGAGCATGACACAAGTGGTAAAACTTCCAAGTTTTCTTGGAAATTGCGGGGGATCAATTCTTAGTAGAGATAGAAATACCTCAATTTAATGGAGGTTGACCGTATGTCCGCTTAGAAGTATATAAACTTATGACCGCATTCGATTTATTCAAAAACCAAATCAGGGGGGAAGGCTAGTTTCCTCTAGAACTAGGTGGGCGAAGTTTGGACacctaaatcataaaaaaacagaaaagaaaaaaaaaagtaggcATTATCCCTAGGGTTAGCCCATGGTAAGAAGATATAGCGGCCTTCTTTGGCCAGagttgaacatacaaatatttgCGTGCTTAATGTAGTGAGTCTGATAGTGGTTGTTGTGGTTATCTTAGGATAGCAAAAAATACAATTAGCAAAACAAGGGGgatttgaaatcaaaagaaattaaacagTAAACATTCTGCATGCATAACGTTAAAGATATTCACTGTCCTTAATAATAAAGAATCATGTTTAACTAAAACAAGAAGTCATAAAAGTTCGTATATAGTTTCATCATCCTATGCTATAGAGGCATACATAACAGCTAGCTATAGTTTCACCCAGTGGAGATGAAAGCAACCTTATACGCTTCAGTAGTACAGTTGCTGTCATCAGATCATTTATCATCATCAGGTGCTTCCTTTTTCGCAATTCCTTTCTTGTAGTAGGTTCTTtctttatcatatatttttgctTGCTCATATTCTTGCCCCTTTTTGCCTGCCTCGATTGGCAGGTCATCATCAGAAGTGTGTAATGTAGACTTGCCAAAGGACAATACCTTATCAAACATCTCGTGTAAAACAGACTCCTCAACATCTACTGCCGACTTCTTGTTACTTCTCCCTTCTTCTAAGGCACTTTCCTCTCGGTCAAGACTTTTTCTTCCCCTCAATAAACTACCATGACAGTCCCTTTCATCCTTTTCCAGCTTGCCTGTCGTTTGCCAAACCTTTTCCTTTGCTATAGTTGATGCTAATATGTTGttctcaaaattaaaagttcGGCCATTTTCACTAGGTATAATGTTCCTTGGATTCTCTATCCCCCCCCAATTCACAAGAGACTTCACGGGTTCAATAACTCTATGACAAGGGAATCTTATAGAGGAAAATGATGGTGAGTCAGTCAATAATGAATGGTCGACAGAAGGATTGTGCACAAGTGGAGATATACTTGCACCAAATTTAaccaagttatatatatattttaacagtTGAAGCCTATGCATGGTGCAaccatcatcaaaatatatatattcaaaagtAAAATGCCCAACCTATCAAAAGTATGGTCGACCCATCATCAAAGTCCCACATAATCAACATCCTCCCACAATTAAAACAACGCGAGACAATGAAACAAAGCAGCCaaagtcataaaaaatattataaaagaaaGACCTATAAATTCTCATCTTCTGTCAAATGATAGGAAAGACAAATTGATCCAAAATCAAGCAGCTGAACagaacaataacaacaacaaccgAATTCCCATAACAGTAAAGCAACACCACAATTCCTATACAGTAAAGCAACACCACGGTAGAAAATCAGCAGTTAcaacaaacataatttttaactaTACGCTGCAATCTAAAGAGTACAATACGCTGCAATGCAATGTAACAGAGCTAAACAAAGATCTGAAAAATCAATCCAAGGGTTCATCTTCTCTCaagaaaaacaaagcaaaacCCAAAACAGCCAGGCCACGATCAAAACTGAAAAATCGCGAATAAGATACAAGTCGCGAATATCCAAAAATCCAACGATCAGAAATGAAAAATCGCACAAAAGATACAAATCGCGAATATCCAACAGCCAAATATCCAAAGATCTAAGCTAAAACCTCTGGCCAGATACAAATCGTGCATACATACGTATATATCACGGATTTGTGTTGAAACTAGTTGCTGATCAGACTAAAAGACTTACAATCGAAGGCGAGAGATCTGGTCTtgaagagaggaaaagaagaagcgATGGCAGCAGATCTAGCCGACGGCGGTGATGGCcttgaagagaggaagaaaatgtaGCGATGGTGGCAGATCTAGCttgaagaaaggaagagaatgaAGGAAGCACAGTGGCGACGGTGATGGTTCgcagagaggaagagaagaagagtgaAGGAAGAGAGGAAGAGTGGAAGATAATatcaaaacacggaaaacaacattcgttttccgtgttttgattttgggttttgttttggatgaaaacatccaaaacaacaaaatattgttttgggttttctttgtaatttttttttgtgttttcaaaaatgtatttttaaaaatggcaaagagaacgcgttttcattgtttttgaaaaccgaAAACTGAAAATGGCTTGAAAAcgacaaagagaacgcaccctaagattttgagacataaataattaaaacaagaaaatatgtctaaaagtaattatcctttaattcaaaataaaattactttttgcacgagtaagagaaaacatgtctaaaaataattcttttttaatttaagatttgaaaattcaaatataaacttttgagacataaacgattaaaacaagaaatcatatctaaaaaaaattctcctttaattaaaactaagtttactttttgcatgagtaagaaaaaaacatgtctaaaacaattctctttaattcaaaataaatttacttttgtatgagaaagagaaaacatgtttaaaaataattctcctttaattcaaaataaatatactttttgcataagtaagaaatgcatttatcaagaaatgaaaattcaaatataaacttttgagacataaatgatcaaaacaagaaaacatgtctaaagataatccatctttaattaaaaataaatttactctttgtatccacttttaattcaaaataaatttatttttttgtatgagaaataaatacatttatattataaaaatatttttgttatcatcaaaatcgtatttacttacccttgagcttaacaagAATGATTTAATACAAAAGTATAAAACAATGAGAAAGTGAGGCTGACATGTGTGTGTGCTGCACAAGGATGCAAATGTAGGATTCATGCATCCTAATTTAGAGTTGGATGCACATTTCAAGTTAAAAAGTATAGAAGCAAACACTCATGTGTCAAGATAAACAAATATCTTAAAACAAACAGTACATGGATTGCTAAAAAGTTCCTATCAGTATTTAAGAACAATCCTAATATGCCAACAAATGTCTTGAGGGATCTACTGAAGCGAAATTATGGTGTTGTAGTGTCAAGACTAAAGCTGCAAACGACCAagcaaaaaataatagtattaaGCAATGGTGATCACATTAGGGGATACAAAAAATTGCATCAATATTGCCACATTCCAAAGACTAAGAATCCTGGTTCAATAGCAATGTGCAAGGGTTACAAGCCACATGTTGAGAAGTTACCTCACtttcaaataattttcatatctttGCAGGCAAAACAACAACAAGGCTACTTAACAAGGTGTAGACCTTTCATATGCATTGATGGCTTTTTTTTGAATAGGCCATATGGAAGAGTGCcatttgttgttgtatttgttGATGCCAGCTTTGGGGTCTTCTCACTTGTAGTTGTTGTATGTGAAGGAGAGAATTCGAAAAATTGTGGGTGGTTTCTAGAACAGCTAATGGATAGTATGGGTGAGGTAGAATCAAGActgataaaatttataattgataGGCAAAAGAGGATACTGAATGCCCTTACCAAGATATGGCCAAACTCACATGTTAGATATTGTGGTCAACATGTATATGCTAATATAAGAAGCAAGTTCCCTGGTTTGTTGTTGAGGTCTTTATTTTAGTCAGCTGCAAGGGCAGGCAATATTGTCGATTTTAAGCAAGCAATGgagaaaattaaacaattagATTTCAAGGCATAGGAATGGTTGAACAACATTCCTGCTAAGCACCGATCACGACATGCTTTTGACATGGAATGCAAAGTGGACCATGTCACTGACAATTGCACTGAGTCTTTTAACTCATGGATTGAGTGTATTAGAGAAAAACCAACTCTTCAAATGCTAGATGACCTAAGAAGAATGATCATGGAGAGGATTATTAATAGAAAACACAAAGCTGAGATGTGAGAAAGTGATATTCCACCACGGGTGCAGAATAGGCTAGATGACAATGCTGCCAAAGGTAGACTTATGAGAGTGGTATTTGATGGGGTTGATGAGTATGAGGTATTAGAGGAGATAGTGGTTATAGTTGTTAACTTGGACACTAAAAGTTGTGATTGTGGGATGTGGCAGTGGTCTGATGTTCCTTGCAGCCATGCTATAGCTGTGATAATGAATATTAGAAAGGAGTCTGGAAAATTTATAAATGTGCAGTTAAAGAAACACATGTACATCAACACTTATAGTGTGACCATCCATCATATACCAAGACAGTTATCATGGCCTATTGTAGATGCAAAAGATTTCCAGCCActagaaaagaagaggaagctTGACAAACCAAAGAAAGCTAGGACAAGAGTTGCAGCTGAGCCACAGAAGTTGAAAAGGTTTTTCACTTTACAATGTGGTATTTGTAATGGATTGGGACACAATAGGAGAACATGTCCCAATGCTGCTACAAAGGAGAGAAAGAAGTGAATGTCCTCTATCATGCTAGTCTTTTTGGTGGGATtcctaaactttttttttttttttgtaaatttctaTCTAAATTCAAACATTTGCTATATATTTTGTACATCATAGGTGGATTTTTTTGGTGatatattttgtattgtttACTACAAATAACAATGATGCTTTTCAAATGTAATTTCTTTGAAAGAAATTCTGAATGTATATGTAATGGTACAACATATACAGTCAAAATTTTCCAATGATAAGAAGTTTCATATTAGCCATATAGGAAATAGGTGATAGCACTTAGGTGAAATGGACAGTTTGACCAATTGTAATGACTTATTTTATGCAAAAGCAATGGTGAGGAGTCCATTTTTAAAGTGTGTTGCTATTTATAAAGtgtaaattctattttttatgtGCTCCTGtgttaattatattatgttaactattttactatcaaaacATTACATATGAATATCATTCTTTTGATGTCAAAACATTACATATGAATATCATTCTTTTGATTTCATTCATACACATGTATATGATTTACCTCCATCTAGATACATTGTATACTGGATTATTTTCAGTCTTTAGCATCATCACTATAACAAAAACCAACATAAATACTCCAAAAAACATCATTAGGATCAAAATCATCTAAATCCTCCTTGCATAATTGATTCCAGCTTGTCTAGCTTCCTCAGTGATGCATCAATCTTCATAACAAGTTGCATAGCCATGTTATCACTTAGTCCCTGAGTACTTCCATTGTTGATTGCATCTTCTTGAGGTGTCCATAAAGAGTAGTACCTATACTTGTTAgtttaacaataaaaatacatttttctaagatttttagtTGACACATAAATCTTCACAACAACTTTTTTTCCACAATTGCATCTTTTATTCTTAAACATTATCATTTCTCCATTCACATTACTTATGGCATTTGAGGTAGAATAAGCCATGGGATTGTTTGCTGAGGTGGGAAAAATGGTGAGGAGTGCTATTTTTCCTTATTCATGTGAGTTGTGGTGTTTCACGGGAGAAGAGAAGATAGTGATTTATGATATTTGAGTATAGTTTTTATAAGCTAAAAACTAACTGTTGGTCATCCAACGATatcaatttgttaaaattttattaattaattttcttttatttttttcatttcattgctttcgtttgttttaattatttatttattttagtcaTTGGCGTCCCATAGAGGTACTTTGCTACTTTTCATTGccactaaattttaatacaaatgGATTGTTGATAACAAGGTGCCCTAATCTGTTAATTCACAAGGTGAAAAAAGTGAATTTTCAATAGTGCAAGGGTGTacttgcaattttttaaaaccagGTTTGATTTTTGtctaaaaccaaaataaaaataaaataatttattattgctGTTGGTCGGTCATAGGTTCCAAAAGGAGCTCATTGTTGTTGGGTTCAAAACCCAACAGACCTAGAACAGGTAGAGAGGCGGGAATGGGAGGGAAACAGATGAACCCGGGAAAAAGACCTACGTCTTCATCGCCCACGAAGACGTAACTCCGTATCATGGAGTCTTTATCTCTATATTCCCACTAAAGAGGGGGAGAGACGATGTTATTGAAGTCAGTGGAATAGAGCTGCTGCTAaggattctctctctctctctctctctcaccaagAACCCCATCGAAGATGGATTCTAGAGAAAATCGATGAAGACGGCAAAATGAAAAGTCAATGGAACAGAGTTACTGCTTTGCTGACAATGAAGACAGTCTTCTTCCTTGATTCTTcattatcatcttcttcatgttCATCTTCCTCCCCTCTCTATTCCAAGAACCCATTTCACCAGCAACCAACCGACATTTTCTAGGAAGGGTTCTAGCATCTAGCGTAcaataaatcattttattttttgcatttattttggtttattaaggttgaatttaatttaattagaaattaaatgacaaaataatgAAAGAGGTGCAAAATAATCAACCCACACTGAACTCTAGTCTCGTTTTTAAACTACAGGAAATGTCTCTGCGAAGACCTAAATCACAAGAGTCCAAAtgcaatttatcaaaaaaagtaattaatgCCTAACTTATGTCTGGGTAGAAGACAATTTATAGTTAGCTTACAACAAATGGGAGCCCCACCAAGCAAATGGCTGCGCAAAATCCCTCCATAGTTCACGcattttttacattattatttcCCGTTACCAAATACAAAAATGAGATATTCGCAAAGAAACATATCTAGTCTTAAGCTATACAATTTGAACGTGTGGCAGACTTGCCATCAGCTTTTGCACCAGTGTCCTGTAAGGTAAGTCGGCACAAGTAAGTATACGGACCGTATACATGCAAAATTGCGCTCGCATTTTACTCTTTCAAGTTATAATATAGCTCTTGTTGTCATGGTACTAAGCAAGCAGACGGCATGCATCTCAAATATCAAGTAATGATTGCCAACCCTTTATAAATCATAATCCAAATTTGACACATGTAACAGTCACCTTTGGTTAAGTCACAAACACCAGCTCTAATTCTACAAGTCCACAAATGAGTATATCACTGCTCTTTTCCTGATAAAGAACTTTCCCAACACGAATGCGATTCCGATGAGCACTAAATTGAGAAGGATGATTATGGAAGGAATGTTAAAAGAACAATGAACATTAAGTCATAACAATAATAACTTGACTTACCCAACAATCAATCAGAAAACACACAACTCCCAATCTTCTTTTGACATGTCAAGGAATTCACGAGTACCATCTTCAAACATTATCTGTGAAAACAAACAGGTAAGTTGTTGATCGCAAAGATTAATTGCCACAGAGGAACCAGACAGAAACTTGTCTTACCAAGTGTTTTCTAGTATTCTTATCGAACCGGCTAATAATCCCAAAGGAACTGTATAACATGCAATAATAAGAATTTAATACCAACAAATTACAGTACTAAATATGAATTAGAAAATCTAATGGTTGGTTACCAGAATCTTATATAGCAGAAATTATGGTGTTAATAAGTTGTTAGCAAAGCTACAATTTTCTCCCTTAACAAGACAACAAGACACAAGGAGTAGGCAGTCCATCTGAGTTTATTGTGTTTCCGCCTCTACCCAGCCCCcaacataagaaaaaaaaaaaaaacaaattccctCGTATATAAATCATGGTCTAGAAGCTGCTTAACCCTAATGGAACAGAGAGACTCATTACATTCACACATACTGCCCTTCCgtgttctttcattttttttttcctggtaGGAGTACTTAAGGGGCATTGAACTCATGTCTTATTCATGAGAGAATGCAGCCTAATATGCTCAGACATCCACTAAAGGACTGCATTTTTTTTCCGGCTATGTGCACAGGCGTTCATGTGGAGCTTTTTTGTACTATACAGTCATATGATCACGCTAAGAAACCAACACCATGGAATGCTTTGGTGCGCATATTCTGGTTTAAGGGCCTAAATCTGTTTCTGGTGCCTTTTGGGCATCTTACTATTGGAAAGAAAGAATCCTTTATACCTAAACTGATGGGGTAAAAATCCTTTATCTTTGTGCTATGTTTTAAAGTTTTGTAACACATCCAGCTGAAATTGGCATAAATTTCTGATGCCTTGCAAGCATGTGAGTGTTAGAAAGTGAGAATCCTTTATCTCTATACTGATACGCTGAAATCCTTTATTTTCGGGCTACTTTTTCAAGGTTTTTAACACATACACCTTGACATCCTTTTGCATTAATTTTAACATGCTATTATAATTCCTAAGTCGTGTTTCCATATTGTATATGTCGGTTTCACAATATTAACTATCAGGAGTGGAACAAGAAAAAATTAGCAGGGGGGCtaaatttacaataataaaattttggacaaaaaattaattaataaaatataaataattattttaaaatattaaatttattttatccaaATTGTACTTTATGGTCTTTTTGGTAAGTAAAATCaaccattatttttaaaatccaaGAGGGAGATTTTAGTAATTTACAGTtgatacaatttaaataataaccTAAACACAAAGATATTAACGCACTCATGGACACTTCCCTAACACCAAACTCAAGACCAAAGaatcaaacataatcaaatagaTGAAACTTGAGCAATTCATGAAAAGGGAAGAACTTCAATTTCAAATAGAAAACTTATCGGTAATGAGGATTGGAGAACACATGGAACCCATATTATCGTGTTGTCAAAGGTGCACCTGAGCACCAGGAATAATTCTTCAGGACCTACCAAGAATAATTCTTCAGGCACCGGACACGGGAAAGAAGATTGGTGTTGTTGAGGAATGGAATGGGTTGTACTATTTGAAGACATGTAGTGCTGCTCTCAAGGGGAAGCAGCCTACCAGTGCTGCCTATTCTTTTCAGCCAACTTCTATCCCTGATTTTTGGCTTCAACATTGTCATTTAGGGCATCCTTCCATTAGTACAATGCAGTCTATGTTTCCTACTTAGAAATTTGGACATGTGAGTTTTCTAAACATCATCGAGTCTCATATCCTATGAGTAATAAATTATCCTCCATTCCATTTGTTTTGATTCATTTGGATGTGTGGGGTCCATCTAGAATTCCTAATTGTTCTGGGGCTAGAtggtttattacttttattgatgattgtactagaATGACTTAGCTATATCTCTTAAAGAATAAGGCAGCTATTAGCTCTATTTTACCTATATTCTATAAGATGATATCTAGTCAATTTGagtctcaaattaaaaaaattcggacTGATAATACAAGAGACTACTTCAATCATCACTTGCATCATTTTTTCCAGCAAGAAGGAATAATTCATAAGTCCTCATTTGTTGatactcctcaacagaatggtgtggtagaaagaaaaatgagacattTACTTAATGTCACTAGAGCTCTTTTACTTCATCATTCTGTTTCCAAGCTTTTTTGGGGAAAGACAGTTTTGACTGCTGCCTTCTTGTTTAACCAAATCCCTACTCTCCTAAAACATAAAAGCCCAATTCAATGCTTGTCCTCCTATTTTCCTGCGGTATGTTTACATACTCCTCTTCCCTTGAGAGTCTTTGGTTGTGTTGCTTTTGTTCATGTGTCCAAAAATCATTGGGATAAGCTGGACTCTCGAGCcctcaaatgtgtgtttctttGTTACTCACCCACtcaaaaagggtacaaatgttATCATGCTAGAAAATTTTATGTGACCAAGAATGTTACATTTGTCGAAACTCAACCATTCTTTGGCTCTCCTAGTAC is a window of Diospyros lotus cultivar Yz01 chromosome 10, ASM1463336v1, whole genome shotgun sequence DNA encoding:
- the LOC127811276 gene encoding L10-interacting MYB domain-containing protein-like; translated protein: MGGHRGKTKEPMSWLDENEHAFIGILYDNVKAGKLQCSTFTKDEWGKINQDMIGLTKMDCGIDRLKGKWNRLRKVHRLFAELVGHTGVTWDPNTNKVDAAEEVWQHFFTINKAEYKIFKKEGCKHYAVLGEIFGGTTATGGLGNASTQLPPTSEEERQIEDDFLNRGVHVRAQQKDDEYDEVTSIRHDKRRRKESKTNKSEKLEACIAQWSSIVSMRSEETELRMLYLKEKLAHMQGKLSIQSSNSEATSPDPYSTKVCLDILNSMEGVSNEDYMKAMKAFKDPDFRMSFVEMPEIRRGPILNLL
- the LOC127811277 gene encoding uncharacterized protein LOC127811277, whose protein sequence is MRVVFDGVDEYEVLEEIVVIVVNLDTKSCDCGMWQWSDVPCSHAIAVIMNIRKESGKFINVQLKKHMYINTYSVTIHHIPRQLSWPIVDAKDFQPLEKKRKLDKPKKARTRVAAEPQKLKRFFTLQCGICNGLGHNRRTCPNAATKERKK